The segment ATTGACTCGACGCTCCTTGTCGCTCATGAGTACCTCGCTCAGATATTCCAGGCGGAGAACCGGATGGATCGCAGTCGGTTGCACCAGCAAGCTGCTCGACGACTGCGTGCTATTTCGCTCGATCAACAACCTTGATCAGTCTGAACCTCCTCCCACACGCGTGCTCCCGCCGCCAAACGAGCCCGCTCGGTCGTCGAACGAATGCGCAATTGAGCATGGCCCCACCTCGCAAGGAGGTCGTGCAGTTTTTAAGTGCCGTGTTGCCAAGCATTTATCATTGCCCTCCCTCTGGGAGGGTCGGGCGAAGCGAGGGGAGGGGCGAGCATCGGAACCAGCGCGTAACCCTGGGCTGCGAAATGTTTGCTATTGGCGTTCTGATCACGAATGCAATTTTCTTCCGGCTTCTGCCTTTCTTCATCCCGGTAGGGATTTCAGATGGTAGCCGGGGGTTGCTGCGTAGCAGCGTACCCCCGGAAAGCGAGCTCCCATAAAACTCTTCATCCCGCCGTGGCCAAAGGCCACGGCGGGATGAAGAGTGGCGGCGTGGGGGGCGTGTCCATCGGTGGCGCTATCGCTTACCGACGGCTACCATCTGAAATCCCTGCCGGGATGAAAACTTGCGCAAACGCATGGCCGCCACAAGCTCAAAGAGTTAGCAGCCCAGCGTAACCCTCCCCGGTCCGAAGCGGGCTGACCTTCCCAAGAGAGGGTGGAGGAAAACTGCTCCACCTCCAAGTTCTGAGAAGCACTGAGTGCTCGGTAAAAAGAAGGTTGGAATGATTCAAAGGAGCGTTCAGTGAGGTCTCGCTTTTGCCGGCATCGACTGGGGCGAAGAACTCGCGTCCAATCGAGCTCGATGGGCTCAATGGCGGTCGAGTAGCCGTAGGGAATGGTTTGCGATGGCCTAGTGCTCCTGGAGCTCTTTTTTACCAGTTTTTCCTTGCTCTTCGGATCCACGCCATGCATAAATGCAGTCGAGCAGGCGGCTCACTCAGACTGACAGAATGTCTGCGGCACTTGGTTCTTCTCTTCGGAGGCTGATTCAGGGACCGCACTCGATTGGAAAGGATCGATGAGTGACAGCCGACGGACTGACCGAGCAGTACCTTTACGACGATGACCTGACCGATGGAGTCGGCCTGGACAACGCCACCGGCGTGACACCTCTGATCGGCAGCGCCGCGGTCTCGCTGGCCGATGCCCTGACCAAGCTGGCTGGCACCACGGCCAACGGTGGAGCCGGTGTGTCGTTCGACTCCGATGCCACGGGCTCCGCCCAAGTCTCGATCAACCCCGAGGGCGAGGTTCGCTTCTCGATCTCCGACGGTGCCGGCCGTAGTGTGATGAGCGGCATGATCGACGACAGCAGTGACCTGATCACCTGGAACTGCACCGTCCATGACCAAACCGAATCCATCGCCGGTTACGGAACCGTCCTGGCCTCCCAGAGCGTCAACGCTCTGGGGCATGTCCGCAAAAGCCTGACCGACGCGGCGGGACGCACGATCCAGAGCATTGATGCCCTGGGCAAGATCACCAGCTACGAATACGACGCTTCGGGCAACCGGCTCAAGGTCCGCGACCCCAACGGAGTCGGCCAGGACTGCCTCTACGATGCCCTGGGGCGTGACACCCAGTGCACCGACACCGCCAGTGGCGTGACGCAGAGTGGCTATGACTTGGCCGGCAACAAGGTCTCCTCGACCGATGCCAAGAGCAACACGACGACTTACGTGTTCGACGCACGCGGACGCCAGATCAAACAGGTCGATCGCCTCTCGGGTGAAACCGAGTTCGCCTACACGGACACCGGCCAGCTGGAATCGCTGACCGATGCCGAGGACCAAGTCACCAGCTACACCTACGACGCGGCCGGCACCAAGCTGACCGAAACCTACCCGGACCACGTGCCCAGCAGCACGATCGGTCAAACCGGTTACGGAATCGTCTCGTTCACCCCGGACGCCACCGGACGCACGGTTCAGCGAACTGACCAGCAAGGTGACACGTGTGACTTCACCTACGACCTGGCTGGTCGCCTGAGCAGCAAGGCCTACACCGGACACGCCAGTGGCCCGCTGTCAGGTCAAAGCCACACCGACACGTTCACCTATGACGACGCCAGCCGGATGCTGACAGCCGTCAGTGGCCGCTACAGCAACACGGTTACCTACACCTACGACGATGCGGGTCGCAAAGACAGTGAGTCAATCCAGATCGGCGGCCAGACGTACACGATCCTGACCGATTACGACGCGGCGGGCCAAGTGTCCAAGCTGACCTACCCGGACGGCAAAGAGGTCGATCGCAGCTACACCGACCGCGGCCAGCTTGCCGGGATCGACTTCGACAGCACCACGATCGACACGCGAACGTACGACGATGGCGGCCGGATGCTCACCAGCAGTTACAATAACGGTGTGAGCGAAACACGGGCGTACAACAACGACAACACGCTAGCGAGCATCAGCTTCAGCGGCGCGTCGATCGGGAACCTCAGCTACGGCTGGGACGCCAACAAGAACAAGACCAGTGAGGGGATCATAGGAACGATGAGCGGTTACGGGTTCGATGTCGGAACGAGCGGCTACGACGTCAGCCAATTCCGTGTCCGACACCTTTTCCAGTTTCGACTTCGTCGCTAATCACATGAGGTAGGAAGAGCCGCATGAACAGAACTGATTTGATCGCTTCGCCAACGAATACTTTGCTGCCAGCCTTCAGTAACGTGCTGTCGAGGAATCACGTTTTTTGCGGGGTCAATCAGACGAGCGAGGAAAAGGAATGGGAATTTACTTGCATCCACCCGACGAATATGGACAATCCTGGGCGTGAACTAACTCCGCCGAAACCCCCTGGGGCAGTTGATGGGTTCTAAGCGAAGACGCCGCAAAGTCGATTCCACGTCGAATTCGCAACCAGTTGCTGCGACGGTCGTGAAACGTGGTCACTTTGCCTTTCCACTGATCGGTGCTTTTCTTCTCGGCGTTGGAGGCTCTGCAGTAGTCCTGGTGGGAAAGCACCCACCAGCAACCGAGTTGTCAGCAATCGCGGACAAGCCATCGCCAACCCTCGGTGAGTTGTCGATGATGGCTTCCGACGATCTGAAAACACAAGACATTGCGTTGCTCAACTTGCGGTGCGCAGAAGGACTGCCAGGAAGTGAAGACCTGGATATTTCCCGTTCGTTAAAAACGCTTGATCGATGGGCGAACAAGGTTCGGCAGGAAACTGAGCGAACGATAGTGAACTTCTACACCGAACCGGATAAGTATGAAAACTCCATCGCTTACTACCGCATGTTGATGTTGGTGACGGTGTTGCAGCAGGACTTCGGCGTCCAGTACAACCCGGATCGAATTGAGAAGATCGACTTCACTCGCAGCAAAGATCTCTTTATTCATGGGATGATTAACAGCGACAACGGCGGTACTTGTGTTTCAATGCCAGTCCTGTACACAGCAGTCGCTTAGCGATTGAATTACCCCGTTTTTTTGGTCCAAGCGAAGGCTCACGTGTTTTGTCGATGGGACGGCCAAGGTGAATACATCAATGTTGAGGGGACCAACCGCGGGCTCAACAGCTATCCCGATTCTCATTACCTGACATGGCCACATCCAATCGCTAGGTCTTCCGTTGAACGCGGGCACTATCTGAAATCCCTTCCGATGGATGAAGCGTTTGCTGTATTCCTCGCATCGCGTGGGCACTGCTTCGAAGATAACTTCAATTTGCCCGAGGCCAGCGTCAGCTATGCGCTCGCTGTCAAACATGCATCACGCCATCCGATGTACAGGTCCCACTTGACGTCGTTGGTACGGCCACCACGGATCGAGGATCATCCTGACATCATGGCCCAGCAACGTCGGTTGGCACAAAAAAACCAGCAACCGTTCGACGCCTTTGGTCATCCAGTCAATCTCATGGCCCCGAATTCTCAGCCCGATCCGTTTGCCTTCCCCGAAATTTCACTCAGCCAGCCGCCGAGCAGTATTGGCGTTCAACCTTAAGAGCCTACTTCATGTCTACGAAGTTCTTGATGCCCGCGATGCTGTTGGTCGTGATGTTGAGTATTTGCGCTCAGGACGCGTCTGCAATGTACAATTCACGAGTGGGGAGTTTCTGCTCTAGAGATCCAATCGGGTTCAGAGGCAGTCCTTTTGGTCTCTACGAATATGTGTCCTCCAACCCCTGCAGGTACAGTGACTTCTCTGGGTTGGCTGCCAACGGCACAACAGAATGTGACATTGAAGGTGGCGGACCTTCAATCGTAGACATCCCAGGCAATTCGCCAACGAGACCATGTACCAAACGACACGAAGATGTTCACGTAGAGCAAAATAAAGGAACTGACAGCTGCTGCGGCAGAGCCAAGGAAGCTTACCGAAATGCCACTACCGAGAACAGTAAAGCCTACGTGCTTCGTGAGTGGCGGCAGTGGCTAGCGAGGCCATTGGTAAGAGGCAAAAGAGAGTGTCCCGCATATCAGGCTTCTGTTGATTGTGCTGCAGAAAACATCCTTAAGTTTTGCTTCAGCTGTCCCGAAGGCTCTGATTATCTAGGCGAAAAGTTTGTCTATATAGTTAGCTGCGGAAAATTCAAAGATTACTACGAAGCAGCGAAGAAGAAGAGAGATCGGCATTGCAAAGGCGCGGAGGGCTGGCGAGATCCACCATGTCCAATCTGACATTACATCGTGTGACAACAGCTATTCCCAGAGAGGGATTGGGCATTGTGAAGGTGACCGCACTGGCAACCGTTTTGATGCTTCTTTGCTCCGGGTGCAGACCGACACCCAAAACCGATGTTTCAGCTAATCGCGACCTTGAATCTCACAAGCCTGGTAAGCTATCGAAGGAACAGGCTAGGCATGTCGTGGACTTTATTTCAAATCATCTCACTTCTATTGATCAAGTTGTTGAAGTTATTGGAGAGCCTCGGGTTGGAAGCGGCGGAGTCTTCACGTACACCATCGAGCCTGCTTCTGGATTGCGTTTGTGGACCGATGACTATCGGTACGGAAATCTAATTTTGAAAGCAGCAGTGGTTGAATTTACGAACGAAGACACAAGCGGCAACGGGGCAACCTATCGAAGTGTCGACGTAGTTTACAAAGGCAGGCTGGACCTCGCGGATGAGAAGCTTCATGACTTACGCATGATGATTGGTCGCTAGCTGTTACCACCCGAATTTTGGCCGTGGAGCAATCAAACTGGCTCGCTCACTTTGTTAAGCCATCCGATGTGCAGGTCCCACCTGACGTCGTTGGTGCGGCCACCACGGATCGAGGATCATCCTGACATCATGGCCCAGCAACGTCGGTTGACACAAAGAAACCAGCAACCGTTCGACGCCTTTGGTCATCCAGTCAATCTCATGGCCCCGAATTCTCAGCCCGATCCGTTTTCCTTCCCCGAAATTTCACTCAGCCAGCCGCCGAGCAGTATTGGCGTTCAACCCTAAGAGCCTTCTTCATGTTCGCGAAGTTCTTGATGCCCGCGATGCTGTTGGTCGGTATGTTGAGCATTTGTGCTCAGGATGCGTCCGCAATGTACAATGCACGGGTGGGTAGTTTTTGCTCCAGAGATCCGATCGGGTTCACAGGGAGCAAGTGGTCTTTGTACAGGTACACGAAATCGAACCCAACGGTTGGTGTCGACCCAACCGGGATGATCGAGTTTGGTTTGCCAGATCCAGACAAAAATTGGGAAATCAAGAATTTCGAAAAATGCAAACAATGGTCAAGCGGAATCGCGGCAGCATTGCCTCCATCGTGCGCAGCGAGGTACTCACTTAATCTCAATTGCAAAAGATCAAGTTCGAAGTCTGAAACTAGCGGTGCAGTAACAAATGCAACCGGAGAGTCCATTACGATAGATGTCTTCTATGACGACCCCGACATAAAAGCAAAAGGGCTTACGATAGACACTCTTGTGAAACATGAGCTTCAGCACGTCTTCGATATCTGCGACAGCTGTGAAGGACATGAGATTATCTACCAACAACTTTTCGAGCCGGATGCGGATTTTGCCGAAGAAGTAATGTGCATGGAGATCCGCGCAATTATCGCTGAGGGCTCGTGCGATGCGTTTACCGACCCAAGTTCTCGCCGGGAGTGTGTGCGGAAGTCGTTGGAGATATATATTCCTCGCTACGGCACTATTGCGTTTATGCACGCGCTGGAAAAATGCTATTGGGACTCCACGTACCATACAGCACCACCTGTGTTCCCGTACTGACAATGAAGCATTGGAAGCTACAATTCTCGTTGCGAAACCTGCTGATTGCATCTTTTTTTATGGCCGTAGTGCTGCAGATGCATATCGGAGCGCTCTCCCACGACAAGTTAGCGATGCGTTGCGAATTTGACGTGGAAAATATGCTCTCGGGCTTGGGTGTTGCGTCTGAGTCGCTCCCGGCCATCTGTTGTCAACCTCACTATATTGTCCCAGGGTTCGCAAGAGTCGATGTGACTGTTGGAGAGGGACGAGCAAAGGATTATTTTTCATGGTACTACATCTGTGTCGCTGGCGATTTTTGGAAGCTTCCATTCAGCGGCCGGTACATCCCGTGGAGAAATTGACACTTCGTTCGAGTCCCCATGAGAGCGTAGCTGCATTTTGCCGCCACTTATAATTTCCTGGCAGTAATGCCCAGTGCGAATTCATGAAAAAAATGATCGCGCCGGATGGTGCCACCCACCAAACCTTGACTTCCAATCGCCGCTGCGTAGGATCGCTTTGTCTTGTCAGTCGGTTCCGAGATAGAGAGCTCAGCCATGCCGCGGCCTCAGCGATGCGAACAGTTTGATTCCAGCGAAGTTGGGATCGTGCATGTCGTGCAGAGATGTGTCCGCCGGGCTTTTCTGGCTGGTGTTGACCAGGCGACCGGCAAGGATTTCTCGTTTCGAAAGGAATGGATTCGTCGGCGGATGGAGGCTCTGGCCTCGGTGTTCGCAGTCGATGTGCTTTCCTACGCGGTGATGAGCAACCACATGCACCAGATCCTCCGCAATCGGCCGGACGTCTGTGCTCGGTGGAGCGACGAAGAGGTCGCGATTCGCTGGCTGCGAGTCTTCCCCGGCCGACGTCTCGAAGAACACTTGGCCGAACCCACCGAAAATGACGTTCAGATGCTGGTTCGAGATAAAGAGCGACTGGCTGAAGTTCGCCGTCGCTTGTCTGACATCTCTTGGTTCATGAGAGCCCTGGCCGAACCGATCGCCCGGATGGCCAACAAACAAGACGAATGCACCGGCCGGTTTTGGGAAGGACGCTTCAAAGCCCAACGAATTGTCGATGAAGCGGGCTTGCTCGCGTGTAGCATGTACGTCGACCTGAATCCAGTTCGAGCGGCCATGTCCACCACGCCCGAGACC is part of the Rhodopirellula islandica genome and harbors:
- a CDS encoding RHS repeat domain-containing protein → MTADGLTEQYLYDDDLTDGVGLDNATGVTPLIGSAAVSLADALTKLAGTTANGGAGVSFDSDATGSAQVSINPEGEVRFSISDGAGRSVMSGMIDDSSDLITWNCTVHDQTESIAGYGTVLASQSVNALGHVRKSLTDAAGRTIQSIDALGKITSYEYDASGNRLKVRDPNGVGQDCLYDALGRDTQCTDTASGVTQSGYDLAGNKVSSTDAKSNTTTYVFDARGRQIKQVDRLSGETEFAYTDTGQLESLTDAEDQVTSYTYDAAGTKLTETYPDHVPSSTIGQTGYGIVSFTPDATGRTVQRTDQQGDTCDFTYDLAGRLSSKAYTGHASGPLSGQSHTDTFTYDDASRMLTAVSGRYSNTVTYTYDDAGRKDSESIQIGGQTYTILTDYDAAGQVSKLTYPDGKEVDRSYTDRGQLAGIDFDSTTIDTRTYDDGGRMLTSSYNNGVSETRAYNNDNTLASISFSGASIGNLSYGWDANKNKTSEGIIGTMSGYGFDVGTSGYDVSQFRVRHLFQFRLRR
- a CDS encoding RHS repeat-associated core domain-containing protein, whose amino-acid sequence is MFAKFLMPAMLLVGMLSICAQDASAMYNARVGSFCSRDPIGFTGSKWSLYRYTKSNPTVGVDPTGMIEFGLPDPDKNWEIKNFEKCKQWSSGIAAALPPSCAARYSLNLNCKRSSSKSETSGAVTNATGESITIDVFYDDPDIKAKGLTIDTLVKHELQHVFDICDSCEGHEIIYQQLFEPDADFAEEVMCMEIRAIIAEGSCDAFTDPSSRRECVRKSLEIYIPRYGTIAFMHALEKCYWDSTYHTAPPVFPY